GTCGAGTTGTTACAAACGAAAAATCGTCATAGCGATATGCTTTCGTCGTTATTAAATTACCTACAAAAAGCGCCCATATTACAACGAAAATAAAAACAATATCATAAGAAATTACGGATACTTTAATAGAGATATTATTTATGCTCGTTCCCATAGAACTTGAACCATTTATCGAAAGTAAAAGCCCCAGTAATTGTATGAAAATAAAGGATACAACCGCACCCATATATGCATTCAACTTGAATTTCACTTGAGTTTTAACTACGTCGCCTAATTTACTATTACTTAAAAACATCATCGATTCCTCCTTTCTGTTCACTAGTCACAAGCATACAAACTTCACTCGCAGATACAGGTTGGATAGTAATCTCTCCATTCCGTCCAAGTTCTAATGAGTTTTCATTTTTTACAATTATATACTTTTGAAGTCCATCCAATTCCCTTGTATGAAGAATCTCCATTTGATCAGTTAGCTTCACTACTAAGTCAGTTGGTCCTTGAATAGCAACTGCGTACTCCTTCACTTCATCTAGGGATTTATGAAATACTACCTTTCCTTTATCAATAAGTAGAATATCTTCTAGCAAATGCTCCATCTCGGCTAAATGATGACTAGATAATAGAATAGAGCGAGGATACGCTATATATTCTTTGAGCAATGCTCGGTAAAAATCGGATCGAACTGCTTCATCCATCCCATTAGTAGGTTCATCAAACATCGTTAGCTGACAACGTGTCGCTAATCCGAAAATCATATTAAACGTAGCTTGAGTTCCTTTGGATAGTTTTGAATGCTTCTGTTTTGAGTCCAAATTAAAATAATTAAATAATCGCGAAGCAAGCTCCGAATCCCATTTAGCATAAAAACTTGAACCTACTTCCAAAATATCTGCCAGTGTCAATGAATCGGGAAAGCTCATTTGATCGTCTACTAAAATGCTATTGGCTGATACACACAAATTATTGAATGGTTTGTTAGAAAATACTTTCACCTCTCCAGCACTTTCTTTGATAAATCCAGCTAGTATTTTTAGTAAAGTTGTTTTCCCAGCACCATTGCGTCCAATTAAACCAGTTATTTTTTGATCATTTAGTTGAAATGTTATATCTTCAAGAGCATACATTCGCTTATAACGCTTTTTTAACCTTTTACAATCAATTACCCTCAAATTTGTTCCTCCTCACATTTTTTAATTAGTTGGATAAGTTCCTCTTCTGTCACAGAAAGCCTTCTCGCTTCCATTACAAGCTCTCTAACCATATGGGCTAACGTTTCACTTCGTCTCTTTTCCAAAATCTTTATTTTGGCTTCTGGTTTTACAAACATACCAAGACCCCTTTTCTTGTAAAGAATTTGATCTTCCACGAGTATCGTCAACCCTTTAGCTGCTGTTGCTGGATTAATATTGAAGAGGTCTGCTAATTGGTATTGAGAATGTACTTTCTCATCGCTTTGAAATCGATCGGCTATTATTTCATTCTCTATCCATTCGGAAATTTGAATATAGATAGGCTTCGTACTATCAGCATTTAGATTCAATTTGATAAACCTCCTTTTATACATGTTAGTGCATTAGTGTTGTAATGTAGTATATAATATAAATATTAAATTGTCTAATTTATTTCGCCAATTAAAAACACATTCTAGATATTTGGTTTAATTATTTTTTTTTTTAATATTAAAAAGGGTTATTGACAATAATCTAGAATTTATATATAAGAGATGGAGGTTATTCTATATGAAGTTAGGACAAGTTGCAGTAAATGTAGAAAATGTAGCACGTGCTGTCGTATTTTATAAGGATGTAATCGGATTACCTTTATTATTTGAAATTGATGGTTTAGCATTCTTTCAATGTGAAGATACAAGATTATTATTAAGTAGACCTGAAACAGCAGAATTCGACCACAAAAGCTCAGTATTATATTTTAAAGTGGATAATTTGCATGGAGAAGTTGCACGAATGCAAGAAGCAGGTGCATTATTCATAGACGAACCACATATGGTTGCAAAGATGGATAACACCGAAACATGGATGGCATTCTTTAAAGACACGGAAGGCAATACCCATGCATTAATGAGTGAAATATAAAGTAGCCCCTCATTGGAGGGGCATTTTTGCATTTGTAACCGAATAAAAAAATTCTGATTGGACAGTGAAAGATGCGACTGGATAGCATTTTTCACTCATTTTATATTTAGTTGCTTTCCCTTCTCTCAAAATTATTAATCCCATACTCTGTAACATTCTTGTGATGGTTTGATGCTCTTGAATATGCAAAAATCTGCGGCATTCGCCTCTTTATAACAGCACGCTGGACTATAAAAAATACTTTTCAAGACGAAATTATACGCAAAAACTTAATTTATAATTTTTGTGTCTTAATGTCGGTATATGTAATTATTTCCCGGGTAATGTCGTATCAAGTTGAGTACAAGTCTATATCTAATTCCCATAAAATCTTGGCCTTTTCTCATCAACTAAGTAAGCATTCCAAGTCATAACCATTTGAAAGTATATACAACAAAAAAAGTCGTTACCGATTACTCGGTAACGACTTTTCATAGTGCCCAGCGACGTCCTACTCTTGCAGGGGGAAACCCCCAACTACCATCGGCGCTGAAGAGCTTAACTTCCGTGTTCGGTATGGGAACGGGTGTGACCTCTTCGCCATCATCACTAGACAATGAGTGCTTGTTCACTCAAAACTGGATAAAAGACATTGAAATATATAAATTCTATTTGGTTAAGTCCTCGATCGATTAGTATTCGTCAGCTGCACATGTCGCCACGCTTCCACCCCGAACCTATCTACCTCATCGTCTTTGAGGGATCTTACTTACTTGCGTAATGGGAAATCTCATCTTGAGGGGGGCTTCGTGCTTAGATGCTTTCAGCACTTATCCCGTCCACACATAGCTACCCAGCGATGCTCTTGGCAGAACAACTGGTACACCAGCGGTGTGTCCATCCCGGTCCTCTCGTACTAAGGACAGCTCCTCTCAAATTTCCTACGCCCACGACGGATAGGGACCGAACTGTCTCACGACGTTCTGAACCCAGCTCGCGTACCGCTTTAATGGGCGAACAGCCCAACCCTTGGGACCGACTACAGCCCCAGGATGCGATGAGCCGACATCGAGGTGCCAAACCTCCCCGTCGATGTGGACTCTTGGGGGAGATAAGCCTGTTATCCCCGGGGTAGCTTTTATCCGTTGAGCGATGGCCCTTCCATGCGGAACCACCGGATCACTAAGCCCGTCTTTCGACCCTGCTCGACTTGTAGGTCTCGCAGTCAAGCTCCCTTCTGCCTTTACACTCTTCGAATGATTTCCAACCATTCTGAGGGAACCTTTGGGCGCCTCCGTTACACTTTAGGAGGCGACCGCCCCAGTCAAACTACCCGCCTGACACTGTCTCCTACCCGGGTTACGGGTATGGGTTAGAATTTCAATACAACCAGGGCAGTATCCCACCGACGCCTCCTCCGAAGCTGGCGCTCCGGGCTCTAAGGCTCCTGCCTATCCTGTACAAGTTGCACCAAAATTCAATATCAAGCTATAGTAAAGCTCCACGGGGTCTTTCCGTCCTGTCGCGGGTAACCTGCATCTTCACAGGTACTATAATTTCACCGAGTCTCTCGTTGAGACAGTGCCCAGATCGTTACGCCTTTCGTGCGGGTCGGAACTTACCCGACAAGGAATTTCGCTACCTTAGGACCGTTATAGTTACGGCCGCCGTTTACTGGGGCTTCAATTCGCACCTTCGCTTGCGCTAAGCACTCCTCTTAACCTTCCAGCACCGGGCAGGCGTCAGCCCCTATACTTCACCTTACGGTTTTGCAGAGACCTGTGTTTTTGCTAAACAGTCGCCTGGGCCTATTCACTGCGGCTCTTCTAGGCTATACACCCAAAAGAGCACCCCTTCTCCCGAAGTTACGGGGTCATTTTGCCGAGTTCCTTAACGAGAGTTCTCTCGCTCACCTTAGGATTCTCTCCTCGACTACCTGTGTCGGTTTGCGGTACGGGCACCTATCACCTCGCTAGAGGCTTTTCTTGGCAGTGTGAAATCAGGAACTTCGGACTAAGTCCTCGCCATCACAGCTCAATGTTACAGAGTGCGGATTTGCCTACACTCACACCTCACTGCTTGGACATGCATAACCAACAGCATGCTTACCCTATCCTTCTGCGTCCCCCCATTGCTCAAACGGTGGTTTGGTGGTACAGGAATATCAACCTGTTGTCCATCGTCTACGCCTATCGGCCTCGACTTAGGTCCCGACTAACCCTGAGCGGACGAGCCTTCCTCAGGAAACCTTAGTCATACGGTGGATGGGATTCTCACCCATCTTTCGCTACTCATACCGGCATTCTCACTTCTAAGCGCTCCACCAGTCCTTCCGGTC
The nucleotide sequence above comes from Psychrobacillus glaciei. Encoded proteins:
- a CDS encoding ATP-binding cassette domain-containing protein is translated as MRVIDCKRLKKRYKRMYALEDITFQLNDQKITGLIGRNGAGKTTLLKILAGFIKESAGEVKVFSNKPFNNLCVSANSILVDDQMSFPDSLTLADILEVGSSFYAKWDSELASRLFNYFNLDSKQKHSKLSKGTQATFNMIFGLATRCQLTMFDEPTNGMDEAVRSDFYRALLKEYIAYPRSILLSSHHLAEMEHLLEDILLIDKGKVVFHKSLDEVKEYAVAIQGPTDLVVKLTDQMEILHTRELDGLQKYIIVKNENSLELGRNGEITIQPVSASEVCMLVTSEQKGGIDDVFK
- a CDS encoding GntR family transcriptional regulator — encoded protein: MNLNADSTKPIYIQISEWIENEIIADRFQSDEKVHSQYQLADLFNINPATAAKGLTILVEDQILYKKRGLGMFVKPEAKIKILEKRRSETLAHMVRELVMEARRLSVTEEELIQLIKKCEEEQI
- a CDS encoding VOC family protein, whose protein sequence is MKLGQVAVNVENVARAVVFYKDVIGLPLLFEIDGLAFFQCEDTRLLLSRPETAEFDHKSSVLYFKVDNLHGEVARMQEAGALFIDEPHMVAKMDNTETWMAFFKDTEGNTHALMSEI